A region from the Bacteroidota bacterium genome encodes:
- a CDS encoding choice-of-anchor D domain-containing protein — MTRNLFRFALLVALALSGAGNARAQQWVPTNGNVAANCFVVNGTNLLGGERISGYGACSVGLTTDNGASWSCADVGIPKGMGVVALALNGTSLFAATDTGVYRSTDNGTSWSLVWTRAHTSRCYCSAGLVVVGGSIFAGADSTDGLVIRSSDNGKSWTAVGPGNGSRCITLYVKDSYLFAATNATGNPSGSLFRSSDNGTSWINAGLPGGLVVSFASIGSNLFASEGSMGVFRTSDNGYSWFSINSGLPAGASLYAAGLAANDTDLFVANFPMSSSGVFRSSDNGAHWTNFSSGLPVSGYMQAFALAAKDGYLFAGPIDDTVWRIQIAPPPPPPPTVSYITPDAGAPGMCVAVEILAPYNSPANYFGTDGTIFPPDSLVRLVNPNDRKQVRLGPAILSWDGRCIQQMILIEPGPGNSAVQLQVAQNGDPGNLSSQFGFSIIPPQHFGAVTGGGVLGEGGLGNRTETHTFIVDSMILQNGTYTVSTRNINTGGNPSYLPTHILSMGPIRLESATLDVSGHGGVTGTGGGAGGPGGGGGGSGAPGEGGDGFTGGGGEGPALGGTSTGAVATNSDGGAGLNGVPGGTGDPGISNSDEGGGGGTGHPFGVSGAKGVGSAQSPLGGYGGGSGGGDAGTGISKPSYGGGGGGFATAGTAGQGTGDNSGQSVGNSMLVPFAGGSGGGSGNRVGIAVQGGCGGGGGGAVDLTTFGEFTIDNSGSGVQASGGKGSDGVTGPFQSAAGGGGGSGGAVMLSSRDSILIYSNGASTINVSGAQGGSGSLSGGSGGLGRLRINGYLATSTATGNIGYFNPAKDYVGPTIQRVTMTADSFTVTGYSSQFDGVPASPKPVTVYYAWSSSTSWQTIPAVLANDPASHTAKWTTAPLPISTVPGDSELYAVAVQGETPASGAYLDRPPAVMSHTSGIIVKVPPKLGILSLPPLVDFGTVEKDACKDTSFLIHNTGNGDLTITNETFGDPHFTFVSLAIPFVLHAGDSARLIIRYCATDSGSLLSADTIHSSASNGFVLLKAFTGLGYLQMPNAIDFGKVLVGACRDTAVAVRNIGTDTLRLTGKTNFQPPFFYLGPEPVLLAPGQSATITLRFCPQDTGVLTQIDYLDTIGPGARATFVLTGHGIEGNLYLDTTVIDFGCLAFGQTVTRSLNLFNHGSATVHGITAVDSPAGSLTFLRVPDSLEVGSTNSIIISFTSSQTGPSSGTIMISTNDGHVATVRYVVHTTEPPAFLALDPALNFDTVSIGDSLEMCFRVTNNSCIPIDSVVAAVDLTPAPDSVFSLTPGTAVRNRQGYSISNGAIDTICVTFKPTRVGPDTAELLIDHLVNGSVSWISTKMRIPLIGIGRATFVPVVLAIDTIFGRPGQIVNVPVRTLNDVTKAAITGLTFRVTFDPIQLDLKSQVTPVHTTPPSPLSSVLYRDSAYSLGDHQITATFPTPLTGKAVVAELPFEILMPTANVAPVRIQSATFGTSAATLASKQDGAIVIQQCDTTERISLGAVPLTVIQNAPNPVADRATVRLNVGVTGHVTLRIYNSIGAPVLLPFDADVAVGETTVPIDASSLPSGAYRCVTTWSDGQRVLRDEKMMLVVK, encoded by the coding sequence ATGACGCGCAATCTCTTCCGTTTTGCATTGCTTGTCGCACTCGCGCTTTCGGGCGCGGGGAATGCGCGTGCGCAACAGTGGGTGCCAACGAATGGCAATGTTGCCGCGAATTGCTTTGTGGTAAATGGCACGAATCTCCTCGGTGGGGAAAGAATTAGCGGCTATGGTGCGTGCTCAGTCGGTTTAACAACCGACAACGGTGCGAGTTGGTCATGTGCGGATGTCGGTATCCCTAAGGGGATGGGAGTTGTCGCACTTGCTCTCAACGGAACTTCGCTTTTTGCGGCGACGGACACAGGCGTCTACCGTTCGACCGACAATGGAACAAGCTGGAGTCTCGTCTGGACGCGAGCGCATACAAGCAGGTGCTACTGCTCGGCCGGACTCGTTGTGGTGGGTGGAAGTATTTTCGCTGGTGCCGATTCAACTGACGGTCTGGTCATTCGCTCGAGTGATAATGGCAAAAGCTGGACTGCTGTCGGGCCGGGAAACGGTTCTCGATGCATAACGCTCTATGTCAAAGATTCGTACTTGTTCGCCGCAACAAATGCGACAGGAAATCCAAGCGGTTCTTTATTCCGATCGAGCGACAATGGTACAAGCTGGATAAATGCCGGCTTGCCTGGTGGGCTGGTTGTTTCCTTTGCATCTATTGGTAGCAACCTCTTCGCATCCGAGGGTTCGATGGGTGTATTCCGTACATCCGATAACGGATATAGTTGGTTTTCTATCAACTCGGGCCTACCGGCAGGTGCCTCCCTCTACGCCGCAGGGCTTGCTGCAAACGACACCGACCTTTTCGTAGCCAATTTCCCCATGTCCAGTTCGGGTGTATTTCGATCAAGCGATAATGGTGCACACTGGACAAATTTCAGCTCAGGTTTGCCTGTCTCTGGGTATATGCAGGCTTTCGCCCTCGCTGCCAAAGATGGATACCTTTTTGCAGGGCCAATAGATGACACAGTCTGGCGAATTCAGATTGCTCCTCCGCCTCCTCCACCCCCAACCGTCTCCTACATCACCCCTGATGCCGGCGCGCCGGGCATGTGTGTCGCGGTCGAGATTTTGGCGCCATACAACTCGCCCGCGAATTACTTTGGGACCGACGGTACGATTTTTCCGCCGGATAGCCTCGTGCGGTTGGTTAATCCGAATGATCGTAAGCAAGTCCGGCTCGGTCCCGCGATCCTCAGTTGGGACGGCCGGTGTATTCAGCAGATGATCCTGATCGAGCCAGGCCCTGGTAACAGTGCGGTCCAGCTTCAGGTCGCGCAGAATGGTGACCCCGGCAATCTCAGTTCGCAATTCGGTTTTTCAATCATTCCACCGCAGCATTTCGGAGCTGTCACAGGCGGTGGTGTTTTGGGTGAGGGTGGACTTGGCAACCGCACGGAAACGCACACGTTTATTGTGGATTCGATGATCCTTCAAAATGGGACGTATACGGTCTCAACACGGAACATCAATACCGGTGGTAATCCGTCATACTTACCGACGCACATTCTTTCGATGGGTCCGATCCGCCTGGAGAGCGCCACGCTCGATGTGAGCGGACATGGCGGTGTGACTGGAACTGGCGGAGGTGCTGGTGGTCCCGGAGGCGGCGGCGGCGGAAGCGGTGCGCCTGGAGAGGGTGGCGATGGCTTCACAGGCGGCGGTGGTGAAGGGCCAGCGTTGGGTGGAACAAGTACTGGCGCGGTTGCCACGAACTCGGATGGCGGCGCGGGTCTCAATGGAGTGCCCGGTGGCACGGGCGATCCCGGTATTAGTAATTCGGATGAGGGCGGTGGCGGCGGTACCGGACATCCATTCGGCGTGAGCGGCGCCAAAGGCGTGGGTTCCGCGCAGAGTCCATTGGGCGGCTATGGCGGCGGCAGCGGTGGTGGAGATGCCGGGACCGGAATCAGCAAGCCCAGTTATGGCGGTGGTGGTGGCGGGTTCGCTACAGCCGGCACAGCCGGACAAGGGACAGGCGACAACAGCGGCCAATCTGTTGGTAATAGTATGCTCGTTCCTTTTGCCGGCGGCTCTGGTGGCGGCTCTGGAAATAGGGTGGGCATCGCTGTCCAGGGTGGCTGCGGTGGAGGTGGCGGTGGCGCGGTTGACCTTACGACATTCGGAGAGTTTACGATCGACAATAGTGGGAGCGGCGTTCAAGCCTCTGGTGGAAAGGGCTCCGATGGCGTGACCGGCCCCTTTCAGTCCGCTGCTGGCGGCGGAGGCGGATCTGGTGGTGCTGTTATGCTCTCGAGCAGAGACTCGATCCTGATTTATTCCAATGGAGCTTCGACAATCAATGTCAGTGGCGCGCAGGGTGGCTCCGGCTCCTTGAGTGGTGGTTCTGGTGGACTTGGCCGTCTCCGTATCAACGGTTATCTTGCAACTTCTACGGCAACCGGCAACATCGGATACTTTAATCCGGCGAAGGACTATGTTGGCCCGACGATCCAGCGAGTGACGATGACCGCCGACTCGTTCACGGTCACGGGCTATTCCTCACAATTCGATGGCGTGCCCGCAAGTCCGAAGCCGGTGACGGTCTATTATGCGTGGTCCAGCAGCACAAGCTGGCAAACGATACCCGCTGTGCTCGCCAATGATCCGGCAAGTCACACCGCGAAGTGGACGACCGCGCCGCTGCCGATCTCCACTGTTCCCGGAGACTCCGAATTGTATGCCGTGGCCGTGCAAGGCGAGACACCAGCGAGCGGCGCATATCTGGATCGGCCGCCCGCTGTGATGTCGCACACCAGTGGTATCATTGTGAAGGTCCCACCGAAGCTTGGCATTCTCTCGCTGCCGCCGCTCGTCGATTTTGGCACTGTGGAGAAAGACGCTTGCAAGGACACGAGCTTTTTGATCCATAATACCGGCAATGGCGATCTGACGATCACAAACGAAACATTTGGCGATCCGCACTTCACGTTTGTATCGCTGGCAATCCCATTTGTCCTGCATGCCGGCGATAGCGCACGTCTAATCATTCGATATTGTGCCACGGATTCCGGGTCGCTGCTGAGCGCGGACACGATCCATTCGAGTGCTTCGAATGGCTTCGTGCTGCTGAAAGCATTCACCGGACTCGGCTATTTGCAGATGCCAAATGCAATCGACTTTGGCAAGGTCCTCGTCGGTGCGTGCCGGGACACGGCCGTTGCAGTCCGGAACATCGGGACCGACACCCTTCGCCTCACGGGCAAGACAAATTTTCAACCTCCATTCTTCTATCTGGGTCCCGAGCCGGTGCTGCTTGCACCCGGGCAGAGCGCTACGATCACGCTTCGATTTTGCCCGCAGGATACCGGTGTGCTCACGCAAATCGACTATCTCGATACCATCGGTCCGGGGGCACGAGCGACATTTGTCCTCACCGGCCACGGTATCGAAGGCAATCTCTATCTGGATACGACCGTGATCGATTTCGGCTGTCTGGCGTTCGGACAGACGGTGACGCGGTCGTTGAATTTGTTCAATCATGGGTCGGCCACCGTTCATGGGATTACTGCCGTCGATAGCCCGGCGGGCTCGCTCACATTCTTGCGCGTTCCGGATTCGCTCGAAGTTGGCTCGACCAACTCGATCATTATTTCATTTACGTCCTCGCAAACCGGTCCGTCCTCGGGTACGATCATGATCTCGACCAATGACGGCCATGTGGCCACGGTCCGGTATGTCGTCCATACGACCGAACCTCCGGCATTTCTCGCGCTGGACCCCGCCTTGAATTTCGACACCGTCTCTATCGGTGATAGCCTCGAGATGTGCTTTCGGGTGACGAACAATTCGTGTATTCCGATCGATAGTGTCGTCGCGGCCGTCGATCTGACTCCAGCGCCAGATTCAGTCTTTTCGCTGACGCCCGGAACGGCAGTCCGCAACCGTCAAGGTTACTCGATTTCCAATGGCGCGATCGATACAATTTGTGTGACATTCAAGCCAACGCGTGTTGGCCCCGACACCGCGGAATTGCTGATCGATCATCTTGTGAATGGCTCCGTCTCCTGGATCTCGACAAAAATGCGGATCCCGCTGATCGGCATTGGACGCGCAACGTTTGTCCCTGTCGTGCTGGCGATCGATACGATTTTTGGACGGCCGGGACAGATCGTCAACGTTCCGGTGCGGACGCTCAACGATGTGACCAAGGCCGCGATCACTGGCCTGACCTTCCGCGTGACGTTCGATCCGATACAGCTCGACCTGAAATCGCAGGTGACACCTGTGCACACAACCCCGCCCAGCCCGCTTTCGAGTGTCCTATACAGGGACAGCGCCTATTCGCTTGGCGATCATCAAATCACGGCCACCTTCCCGACACCACTCACGGGTAAGGCGGTTGTCGCGGAGTTGCCGTTTGAAATTCTAATGCCGACGGCGAATGTCGCGCCCGTGCGGATTCAAAGCGCGACGTTTGGAACGTCGGCCGCAACGCTTGCTTCGAAACAGGACGGTGCGATTGTAATTCAGCAATGCGACACGACGGAACGGATCAGTCTCGGGGCCGTCCCTCTCACTGTCATTCAGAATGCTCCGAACCCCGTTGCGGACCGTGCGACGGTGCGGCTGAACGTCGGCGTAACAGGTCACGTGACCTTGCGTATCTATAATTCGATCGGTGCACCGGTCTTGTTGCCATTCGATGCCGACGTCGCCGTTGGCGAGACGACCGTTCCGATCGATGCATCCTCGCTGCCAAGCGGAGCCTACCGCTGCGTGACGACCTGGTCCGATGGCCAGCGCGTCCTGCGAGATGAAAAGATGATGCTTGTTGTGAAATAG
- the msrB gene encoding peptide-methionine (R)-S-oxide reductase MsrB: MRSIFILLVLILAMPSCAQQHTSAANGNPTHFDLSSYPPATERVTKSDAQWKTVLSPASYDVLRHEGTEQAFTGPLLDEHRSGIFVCAACGNPLFSSATKFESGTGWPSFWAPIEPNRVLEKSDNSFGMVRTDVLCSRCGGHLGHVFDDGPKPTGLRYCMNSVALRFEAR, encoded by the coding sequence ATGAGATCCATCTTCATACTGCTTGTTCTGATTTTGGCGATGCCCTCGTGCGCGCAGCAGCACACGAGCGCGGCCAATGGAAACCCGACACACTTCGATTTGTCGTCGTATCCACCAGCCACGGAGCGTGTGACAAAAAGCGATGCACAGTGGAAGACTGTGTTATCGCCCGCCTCGTATGATGTCCTGCGCCACGAGGGCACCGAGCAGGCGTTCACCGGTCCTCTGCTCGACGAGCACCGATCCGGGATTTTTGTCTGCGCGGCGTGTGGCAATCCGCTGTTCAGCTCGGCAACGAAGTTCGAGTCCGGCACAGGCTGGCCGAGCTTCTGGGCACCGATCGAGCCGAACAGAGTCCTCGAGAAGAGCGACAACTCCTTCGGAATGGTGCGGACGGACGTGCTCTGCTCGAGGTGCGGCGGACACCTGGGTCACGTCTTCGATGACGGCCCGAAACCGACCGGCCTGAGGTATTGCATGAATTCGGTCGCGCTCCGGTTCGAGGCGCGGTAA
- a CDS encoding M3 family oligoendopeptidase has protein sequence MTYKYYPNRPERLTKEFVDAEYAKLLARVDAAEASSDPKAWIELYGDWNALSAYVSGEASRTSYQHAAHMNDPKWDEADKYVREHLMPAYEKGGSIMLDFTLKSRHRDAIGKHFGPYLIEALMTQVEPMAPINSDLRIRERDLADQYDKIVAAGEVEVLGKKVTLPVARNMQSESDPATRKAAFFAYRQWFLDHHDALGTIFDQLVHARDQEGRNLGHKNYIPLGYELMRRTDYGPAEAKAFRDSVLAYAVPLAKRLREQHAAILGEHANGKPAQLKPWDAGYHPELTLPTGIAPVDSQLDKAQNVFEAISPRLAKHFTRMRKEGLIDLENRREKRAGAFCTSFPDEGRVAIFCNSTGDEDDVSTLMHEMGHAFQAWESQPIEAVDLQWPTSDMAEVHSMGMEFLSMPEMTQFFSPDNARKFERKHLYDVVSLMCYICVVDEFQHWVYEHPNVTLAERDAAWSEISDKYTQGMDYTGIEAMKYARWYAQAHIFQTPFYYIDYAIAQTGAMQLGMMNAENHDKALDTYIKICVKGGTKSVLTTFKEAGLRSPFDPNTMRDLMAFAAKTLDMSPQSKAGVAA, from the coding sequence ATGACCTACAAATACTACCCGAACCGCCCGGAGCGTCTGACCAAAGAATTTGTCGATGCCGAGTATGCAAAATTACTCGCTCGCGTTGATGCTGCGGAAGCATCGAGCGATCCCAAGGCATGGATCGAGCTCTACGGAGATTGGAATGCCCTGAGCGCCTACGTCAGTGGCGAGGCCAGCCGGACCAGTTATCAGCATGCGGCCCACATGAATGATCCGAAGTGGGACGAGGCCGATAAGTATGTCCGCGAGCACCTGATGCCTGCCTACGAAAAGGGCGGCTCGATCATGCTCGATTTTACACTGAAGAGCCGGCACCGCGATGCGATCGGCAAACACTTCGGACCGTACCTCATCGAGGCGCTCATGACGCAGGTCGAGCCGATGGCACCGATCAATTCCGACTTGCGCATTCGCGAGCGCGACTTGGCCGATCAGTACGACAAGATCGTTGCTGCCGGTGAAGTCGAAGTGCTCGGCAAGAAAGTCACGCTGCCGGTTGCGCGCAACATGCAGAGCGAATCCGATCCGGCCACACGCAAGGCAGCATTCTTCGCGTATCGCCAATGGTTTTTGGACCATCATGATGCGCTCGGCACGATCTTCGATCAATTAGTCCATGCGCGCGATCAGGAAGGTCGCAATCTGGGTCACAAGAATTACATTCCGTTAGGCTACGAGTTGATGCGCCGCACGGATTACGGTCCGGCAGAGGCCAAAGCCTTTCGCGATTCGGTTCTGGCTTATGCCGTCCCGCTGGCAAAGCGTCTGCGCGAGCAGCACGCTGCCATTCTTGGTGAGCATGCCAATGGCAAACCGGCACAACTCAAGCCGTGGGATGCCGGCTACCATCCGGAGTTGACACTCCCGACTGGCATCGCGCCGGTCGATTCGCAGCTTGACAAGGCACAGAACGTCTTCGAGGCGATCTCGCCACGTCTGGCCAAGCACTTCACGCGGATGCGCAAGGAAGGGCTGATCGATCTTGAAAATCGCCGCGAGAAGCGCGCGGGTGCATTCTGCACCTCGTTCCCGGATGAAGGCCGCGTAGCGATCTTCTGTAACTCGACGGGCGATGAAGATGATGTCTCGACGCTCATGCACGAGATGGGCCATGCATTCCAGGCGTGGGAGAGCCAACCGATCGAAGCGGTCGACCTGCAATGGCCGACCAGCGATATGGCAGAGGTACACTCGATGGGCATGGAGTTTCTCAGCATGCCGGAGATGACACAGTTCTTCAGTCCCGATAACGCGCGGAAATTCGAGCGGAAGCATCTCTACGATGTCGTTTCGCTGATGTGTTATATCTGCGTCGTCGATGAATTCCAGCACTGGGTCTACGAGCATCCGAATGTGACCTTGGCCGAGCGCGACGCGGCCTGGAGTGAAATTTCGGACAAGTACACGCAGGGCATGGATTACACCGGCATCGAAGCGATGAAGTATGCCCGCTGGTATGCACAGGCACATATCTTCCAGACGCCGTTCTACTACATTGATTATGCCATCGCGCAGACTGGAGCGATGCAACTGGGCATGATGAATGCCGAGAACCACGACAAGGCGCTCGATACCTACATCAAGATCTGTGTGAAGGGCGGGACGAAGAGTGTGCTGACGACCTTCAAGGAAGCGGGTCTCCGCTCACCGTTCGATCCGAATACGATGCGCGATCTGATGGCGTTTGCCGCGAAGACATTGGATATGTCGCCGCAATCCAAGGCCGGAGTCGCAGCCTGA
- a CDS encoding outer membrane beta-barrel protein has product MKANRKIAGRVLGLVMMAAMLAIMLAGPLAAPLRAQTPMGSTPASPKADTAIIFQPSQPLIRSAMQQARDLPNNWGFNASFSDYGFGGGLFLGHTFGPNVSAELSAEISTASGTREFDLISLNKVNRIFVIPIMASMQYRLFRDGLSDNLRPYVTAGAGPVVAMTTPYAEDFFMAFADQTSKIVPGGFVGIGAKFGTDPKSTLGASLRYFIIPYPGGIESTTTESLPNLSGLFLSVSYGMNF; this is encoded by the coding sequence ATGAAAGCGAATAGGAAAATAGCAGGTAGGGTTTTGGGTCTTGTAATGATGGCAGCCATGCTGGCAATTATGCTGGCCGGCCCACTGGCGGCCCCATTGCGCGCGCAGACGCCCATGGGCAGCACACCCGCGAGTCCAAAAGCGGATACGGCCATTATTTTTCAGCCATCGCAGCCGCTCATCCGGAGCGCGATGCAGCAGGCACGCGACCTCCCAAACAACTGGGGCTTTAATGCTTCGTTCAGCGATTATGGATTCGGCGGGGGACTCTTCCTCGGCCATACGTTTGGCCCGAACGTAAGCGCAGAGCTTTCCGCGGAAATCAGCACTGCTTCCGGCACCCGCGAGTTCGATCTCATCAGTCTCAACAAGGTCAATCGCATCTTTGTTATTCCCATCATGGCAAGTATGCAGTACCGGCTCTTCCGCGATGGACTCAGCGATAATCTCCGGCCATACGTCACGGCCGGCGCGGGACCCGTCGTCGCGATGACTACTCCGTATGCCGAAGATTTTTTCATGGCGTTTGCCGATCAGACCTCGAAGATCGTACCGGGAGGATTTGTCGGAATCGGCGCGAAATTCGGCACCGACCCCAAGAGCACGCTGGGTGCGAGCTTACGTTACTTCATCATACCATATCCTGGTGGCATCGAGAGTACGACCACGGAATCGCTCCCGAATCTTAGTGGGCTGTTCCTCTCGGTCAGCTACGGAATGAATTTCTGA